One window of the Thermoplasmata archaeon genome contains the following:
- a CDS encoding kelch repeat-containing protein, whose protein sequence is MRKKLGFGVLVLFGVTAVLFSLLTSAMFQVQTVMAENPREMKDTTKLPNTWTPKILHPSERYGHAMAYAPDFDFILMFGGYNSSGYLGDAWIFYPSNGTWHQQTALTSPQARSYGGLAYDTDAKKFVLFGGYNGSAYLDDTWCFDPTTKNWTMLWPSTKPSPRAYFGMTHVLNLGVVVHGGYDGSNQLADLWIYNSSTNVWTPKYTPPSPRYGYACAAIPVRNAMFLFGGYSTNYVGDTWLYFFTNNTWVNLTNPTSPSPRVYPALTYDAVNDVVILFGGYDGTNYLADTWVYDFAQSKWINKMPGSSPEGRSQAGCAFIEESGVLLLYGGYNGLYLADTWIYNYSANTWTAKLVPPAARYGYMMAYSPHQNLFVVFGGYATNYRADTWHYYPANNTWANVSPTVSPSARYYAGFTYDENAQKFILFGGYDGTNYLNDIWVYDAVSRTWTQRFPSPTPPARYRCELVYDNINKVNVLFGGYTAQSPTYLNDVWLYNYSANTWTPRYAPPTARYGYSIVYHESAQKFVLFGGYDGIAKGDTWIYDPSTGTWANVTPATSPPSRYYGAMAYDDSTQQILLFGGYTGSAYLSDTWVYNLTTNAWTQKLPGIAPPGRESSTLVYNSSANCFILFGGYNGTYFNDTWTYTVSTNTWTNQSPTTSPPARNAHGMVYDPVSTTTIIFGGYSGSYLNDLWTYDLVANTWVQKTQSTKPSIRGRMGFTFDTTTGLAVLFGGYDGSTRLSDTWLYSVSSNSWTNANPSTPVPSGRSSISIAGNGKIYLFSGYPGYSPYLNDFWHYEILTNKWTPVVPVGRSGAGLVSLRNGDLLLFGGYCYHGSGYLSDTWKYNVTSNEWNKLASSTTPSARERMGMSYIQSHGKVLLFGGYSGTGLGDTWVFDTGASTWSQLSPISSPLSRYGHRIVYASENDKIMLLSGYSYAAGVPIPDMFWYNYTINSWEEVMPSGRSGTKLVYHEAAKEPILFGGLGIDTYKADTWSYNITANAWVNKLPSGSPSGRRSHGMTYDATTQLIVLFGGYTGSASDLTYIYDYSSNTWTQQSPSTKPGVRYSIELVYDNHTNTVRLFGGYTGSYNLNDFWSYSVTSVSWSETVPSKRYSHGIAHAENVNLLVLYGGYDAVRGSFTDTWTYTFLTNSWTKVQTANNPGVRRYFSSVYDSANAMVVLFGGYEGTYGKNDTWLFNPVTNVWAQQTMTYTPPGRYGYGVNFDTNRNRIWVFGGYTGSYYLSDTVYLASTSNLWMPLYPEPRYGHGIVHHEAKDLFVLFGGFLQSGVRSSETWVYNHSSNRWTLMFSDPAPSARTYMGLVYDPDTELIVLFGGYGATTGLNDTWVYDITTNTWTSRVNSGAPSPRNGHGMVYDTVNKKVLVFGGYNTSGSTYNNETWVYDVNTNVWTKQNPAVAPLACAYFASAYGNGQFFIFGGESNSGYLNDTWAYSLSTNTWSNQTTLSAPARRGNARMCFDSENNVLILFGGYGNTGYFGDTWRYNFTANQWVNLNPSISPLSRTGLALAYDTNTSTVILFGGYGYSRYLADVWEYNYNTSDPITIYHTPFTSAQINQPINLSAHVVSKRNITDVKLYYKPTNEDVWYAIAMTRVSGNATDGYYNGTIPGQTSTGTLLYYITATDESTYSQSTSTYNVVIQPVGEIATMLWFPAVCLSIFFSIKIRKRKT, encoded by the coding sequence ATGAGGAAAAAACTCGGTTTTGGAGTTCTCGTCCTTTTCGGAGTGACTGCTGTGTTGTTTTCTCTGCTAACATCTGCGATGTTCCAGGTGCAAACTGTGATGGCTGAAAACCCAAGAGAGATGAAAGACACAACCAAACTTCCAAACACATGGACACCTAAAATCCTTCATCCATCAGAGCGTTACGGACATGCAATGGCTTATGCCCCTGATTTTGATTTTATTCTGATGTTTGGAGGTTACAATAGTTCTGGTTATCTTGGAGATGCCTGGATTTTCTATCCGTCAAATGGCACATGGCATCAACAGACAGCCCTCACATCACCCCAGGCAAGGAGTTATGGTGGACTTGCATATGACACTGATGCTAAAAAATTTGTGTTGTTTGGAGGCTACAATGGCTCTGCTTATCTTGACGATACCTGGTGTTTCGACCCAACAACAAAAAACTGGACAATGCTCTGGCCCTCTACAAAACCCTCTCCAAGGGCATACTTCGGAATGACCCATGTCCTGAATCTGGGCGTTGTGGTTCATGGGGGTTATGATGGTTCAAATCAACTTGCTGACTTATGGATTTATAATTCCTCCACAAATGTGTGGACACCAAAATATACGCCACCATCACCAAGGTATGGCTATGCATGTGCAGCAATCCCAGTCAGAAACGCCATGTTTTTGTTTGGCGGTTACTCAACCAATTATGTGGGGGACACCTGGTTGTATTTTTTCACAAACAACACATGGGTTAATCTCACAAATCCCACCTCGCCTTCTCCAAGGGTATATCCTGCTCTGACTTATGATGCTGTGAACGATGTGGTCATTCTGTTCGGTGGTTATGACGGCACCAATTATTTAGCTGACACCTGGGTTTACGATTTTGCCCAGAGTAAATGGATAAATAAGATGCCTGGCAGTAGCCCAGAAGGAAGGTCACAGGCAGGATGTGCATTCATTGAGGAAAGTGGAGTTTTGTTGCTTTATGGCGGTTACAATGGGCTGTATCTTGCAGATACCTGGATATACAATTATTCTGCGAACACCTGGACAGCAAAACTTGTTCCACCTGCTGCAAGGTATGGATATATGATGGCCTACAGCCCGCATCAGAACCTCTTCGTAGTTTTTGGTGGCTATGCGACAAATTACAGGGCAGATACCTGGCATTACTATCCTGCTAACAACACCTGGGCAAATGTCAGTCCCACGGTCTCTCCCTCAGCAAGATATTATGCAGGCTTTACTTACGACGAAAATGCTCAGAAGTTTATTTTGTTCGGCGGCTACGATGGCACGAACTATCTCAATGACATCTGGGTTTATGACGCTGTTTCCAGAACATGGACACAGCGGTTTCCCTCACCCACACCACCAGCAAGATACAGATGCGAGTTAGTGTATGACAATATAAATAAAGTGAATGTGCTCTTTGGTGGCTACACAGCCCAATCACCCACATATCTCAACGATGTCTGGCTTTATAACTACTCTGCAAACACCTGGACGCCAAGGTACGCACCACCCACAGCAAGATATGGCTATTCTATTGTATATCACGAATCTGCCCAGAAATTTGTGTTGTTTGGGGGCTACGATGGAATAGCCAAGGGAGACACCTGGATTTATGACCCTTCAACAGGCACATGGGCAAATGTGACGCCTGCAACTTCACCACCATCACGCTACTATGGGGCAATGGCGTACGATGATAGTACGCAACAAATCCTGCTTTTCGGTGGCTATACTGGCAGTGCCTATCTCTCGGATACCTGGGTTTACAATCTGACCACGAACGCATGGACGCAGAAGCTTCCGGGCATTGCACCACCAGGAAGAGAGAGCAGCACTCTTGTTTATAATTCATCTGCAAATTGCTTCATTCTGTTTGGAGGTTACAATGGTACATACTTCAACGATACATGGACATACACAGTTTCTACAAACACATGGACAAACCAATCTCCAACTACATCCCCTCCTGCAAGAAACGCCCATGGAATGGTGTATGACCCAGTTTCCACCACAACCATAATCTTTGGTGGCTATAGTGGAAGTTACCTCAATGATTTATGGACTTATGATTTGGTAGCAAACACCTGGGTGCAGAAGACACAGAGCACAAAACCCTCTATAAGAGGGCGTATGGGATTTACATTTGACACCACGACAGGGTTGGCAGTGCTTTTTGGTGGGTATGACGGAAGCACAAGGTTATCCGATACATGGCTATATTCTGTCTCCTCAAATTCCTGGACGAACGCAAATCCATCAACACCAGTTCCATCTGGAAGAAGCAGTATCTCAATTGCTGGCAATGGGAAAATCTATCTTTTCAGTGGTTACCCTGGTTATTCACCATATCTCAACGACTTTTGGCATTATGAGATTCTAACAAATAAATGGACACCCGTTGTGCCAGTGGGAAGGTCAGGAGCCGGACTTGTGTCGCTCAGAAATGGTGACCTTCTTCTGTTTGGAGGATACTGCTATCATGGAAGCGGTTACCTCTCAGATACCTGGAAATATAATGTTACCAGTAACGAATGGAACAAATTGGCGTCCAGCACAACGCCATCCGCCAGAGAGAGGATGGGCATGAGCTATATACAATCCCATGGAAAGGTGCTTTTGTTTGGTGGCTACTCTGGAACAGGATTGGGGGATACATGGGTGTTTGATACTGGTGCAAGCACATGGTCGCAGCTCTCACCCATCAGTTCACCGTTATCTAGGTATGGGCATAGGATTGTTTACGCGTCCGAAAATGATAAGATAATGTTGCTCAGTGGTTATAGTTATGCTGCGGGTGTGCCAATCCCAGACATGTTCTGGTATAATTATACAATAAACTCCTGGGAGGAAGTTATGCCATCTGGACGAAGCGGAACAAAATTAGTTTACCATGAAGCTGCAAAAGAACCAATTCTTTTTGGAGGTTTGGGAATAGATACATACAAGGCAGACACCTGGAGTTACAATATTACAGCAAATGCTTGGGTAAACAAGCTGCCATCTGGGAGTCCCAGTGGGAGAAGAAGTCATGGAATGACATACGATGCCACAACCCAACTCATAGTTCTGTTTGGAGGATACACTGGCTCTGCAAGCGACCTTACCTACATATATGACTACAGCTCAAATACATGGACACAGCAATCGCCTTCTACAAAACCTGGTGTGAGATACTCTATTGAGCTTGTATATGATAATCACACAAACACAGTGCGGCTGTTTGGAGGATACACTGGCTCCTATAACCTTAACGATTTCTGGAGTTATTCTGTAACAAGTGTTTCCTGGTCAGAAACTGTGCCCTCTAAACGCTATTCCCATGGAATTGCCCATGCTGAAAATGTAAATCTTCTCGTGCTTTATGGAGGTTATGATGCTGTGAGAGGAAGCTTCACAGACACCTGGACATACACATTCTTAACAAACTCTTGGACTAAAGTGCAAACTGCAAATAATCCTGGTGTGAGGAGGTATTTTTCGTCTGTCTATGATAGTGCCAATGCGATGGTCGTTCTCTTTGGAGGTTATGAGGGCACATACGGAAAAAATGATACATGGTTGTTTAATCCAGTCACTAATGTCTGGGCGCAGCAAACCATGACCTATACACCACCTGGAAGATACGGATATGGTGTTAATTTTGACACTAACAGGAACAGAATATGGGTGTTTGGCGGTTATACTGGCAGTTATTATCTCAGCGACACCGTGTATCTTGCTTCCACTTCAAATTTATGGATGCCATTATACCCTGAACCCAGATATGGACATGGAATTGTTCACCATGAGGCGAAAGACCTGTTTGTGCTCTTTGGTGGCTTCCTTCAGAGCGGTGTGCGAAGCAGCGAAACCTGGGTTTACAACCATTCCTCAAATCGCTGGACACTCATGTTTTCAGATCCAGCACCCAGTGCTAGGACATACATGGGGCTTGTCTATGACCCTGACACAGAACTGATAGTGCTTTTTGGTGGTTATGGTGCGACAACTGGCTTAAATGATACATGGGTATATGACATAACAACGAACACATGGACAAGCAGGGTAAATTCGGGCGCTCCTTCACCACGGAACGGCCATGGGATGGTGTACGATACTGTAAACAAGAAAGTGCTGGTATTTGGTGGTTACAACACCAGTGGAAGCACCTACAATAACGAGACATGGGTTTACGATGTTAATACAAATGTCTGGACAAAGCAGAATCCTGCGGTTGCACCTTTAGCCTGTGCATATTTTGCCTCTGCCTACGGGAATGGCCAATTCTTTATATTCGGGGGCGAGAGTAATTCTGGTTATCTGAACGATACATGGGCTTACTCACTTTCCACAAATACCTGGTCAAACCAGACCACTTTATCAGCACCAGCACGGAGAGGCAATGCGAGAATGTGTTTTGATAGTGAGAACAATGTGCTTATCCTTTTTGGTGGCTACGGAAACACAGGTTATTTTGGAGATACCTGGAGATACAATTTCACAGCAAACCAGTGGGTGAATCTAAACCCTTCAATCTCACCACTTAGCAGAACTGGCCTCGCACTTGCATACGATACCAATACATCCACGGTTATTCTGTTCGGTGGCTATGGATACAGCAGATATCTGGCCGATGTATGGGAGTACAACTACAACACCTCTGACCCTATCACAATTTATCACACACCATTTACAAGTGCACAGATAAATCAGCCAATAAATCTCTCTGCACATGTGGTGAGCAAGCGAAACATAACTGATGTGAAGCTCTACTACAAACCAACGAATGAGGATGTCTGGTATGCAATAGCAATGACAAGAGTTTCTGGCAACGCAACGGACGGCTACTACAATGGCACAATTCCAGGACAAACAAGCACAGGGACATTGCTGTATTACATCACAGCAACTGATGAGAGCACATACTCACAATCAACATCAACATACAATGTGGTCATTCAGCCAGTTGGTGAAATCGCAACAATGCTATGGTTCCCAGCCGTCTGCCTCTCCATCTTCTTCAGCATAAAAATCCGAAAACGGAAAACCTGA
- a CDS encoding radical SAM protein: protein MEKKQLQFHDGTPEIRIVNAKTGIVKTKLGFNYALNPYRGCTHACVYCYAPYVLRETREWGSFLEVKENLPDLVAKEVRKLGRNEIVGIGTVTDPYQPAEEKFRITRRCIEILKNAGKKFVVQTKSALVLRDIELLMHAELGITITTLDAEIASVIEPNASSPAERLRVLSELGKAGIKTFAFIGPVFPHFFSTPERRERFFCELAKAEPGIVMFDRFRVREGMEAKIKRKVPKLYSKLFADAFKYRNEEWDTLLLHLKEEAKKFGLKVGVAETENW from the coding sequence ATGGAGAAAAAGCAATTACAATTCCATGATGGAACGCCTGAGATTCGGATTGTGAATGCCAAAACTGGAATTGTAAAAACAAAGCTTGGATTTAACTACGCTCTCAATCCATATCGTGGCTGCACCCATGCCTGTGTTTACTGCTACGCCCCCTATGTGCTTCGTGAAACAAGAGAATGGGGAAGTTTTCTGGAGGTAAAGGAAAACTTACCTGATTTGGTTGCGAAAGAGGTGAGAAAGCTTGGAAGAAACGAAATTGTGGGCATAGGCACTGTGACAGACCCCTATCAGCCCGCAGAGGAAAAATTTCGTATCACAAGAAGATGCATTGAAATTCTTAAAAATGCTGGAAAAAAGTTTGTAGTCCAGACAAAATCGGCACTTGTGCTGCGAGATATTGAGTTGCTGATGCATGCAGAGTTGGGTATCACAATTACGACTCTTGACGCGGAGATTGCAAGCGTGATTGAGCCAAATGCTTCAAGTCCCGCAGAAAGATTAAGGGTATTGAGCGAACTGGGGAAGGCAGGTATCAAGACATTTGCTTTTATTGGACCAGTTTTTCCACATTTCTTCAGCACACCAGAAAGAAGGGAAAGGTTTTTTTGTGAGTTGGCAAAGGCAGAACCAGGGATTGTGATGTTCGACAGATTCAGAGTGCGAGAAGGAATGGAGGCGAAGATAAAGCGAAAGGTGCCAAAACTGTATTCAAAACTCTTTGCAGATGCCTTCAAATACAGAAATGAGGAATGGGATACCCTGCTTTTGCATCTCAAGGAAGAGGCAAAAAAATTCGGGTTGAAGGTCGGTGTTGCTGAAACAGAGAACTGGTGA